From the Theobroma cacao cultivar B97-61/B2 chromosome 2, Criollo_cocoa_genome_V2, whole genome shotgun sequence genome, one window contains:
- the LOC18609376 gene encoding UDP-glycosyltransferase 74B1: MEDKEIKGHVVVLPYPSQGHINPLLQFAKRLASKGVKATLATTHYTVESICAAHIGVEPISDGFDQGGFSQAGNVDFYLKSFRENGSRTLSQLIQKFQNSTTPVNCVVYDSFLPWALDVGKQHGIYGAPFFTNSATVCSIFSHIHRGLLPLPLMPESTPVKLPGLPPLNYPDLPTFLRFPDSYPAYLAMKLSQYSNLDEADWIFDNTFEDLEGKEARGVSEIWPAKLIGPMVPSAYLDERIKGDRGYGSSLWKPLSEECMEWLETKPFQSVVYASFGSMVSLTEEQMEEIAWGLKESNLHFLWVVRESEQKKLPKWLVDSTKEKGMVVTWCNQLEMLAHPAVGCFVTHCGWNSTLEGLSLGVPMIGVPKWTDQLTDAKFVEEIWEIGVRAKEDEEGVVRREELMKCLKEVMEGKKGKKMRKNAKKWRESAKKAISEGGSSDDCINEFVEHLMASYKSLNGHY; this comes from the exons atggaaGACAAAGAGATTAAAGGGCACGTAGTAGTGCTGCCATACCCAAGCCAAGGCCACATAAACCCTCTTCTCCAATTTGCAAAACGCCTAGCCTCTAAAGGTGTCAAGGCAACACTAGCCACAACCCATTACACTGTCGAGTCCATATGTGCAGCTCACATTGGTGTCGAGCCAATCTCTGATGGGTTCGATCAAGGTGGGTTTTCTCAAGCAGGGAATGTAGACTTTTACCTTAAGTCATTCAGGGAGAATGGCTCCCGAACTCTGTCTCAACTCATCCAAAAGTTCCAAAACTCTACCACCCCAGTTAATTGTGTTGTGTATGACTCGTTTCTGCCATGGGCTCTCGATGTGGGAAAGCAGCATGGGATTTATGGAGCTCCATTCTTTACTAACTCTGCCACGGTGTGTAGCATCTTTTCTCATATTCACCGTGGCCTGCTTCCTCTGCCACTGATGCCCGAAAGCACACCCGTAAAGTTACCAGGGCTTCCTCCACTGAACTATCCTGACTTGCCCACTTTTCTTAGGTTTCCAGATAGTTATCCCGCATACTTGGCCATGAAATTAAGTCAATATTCAAATTTGGATGAAGCCGATTGGATTTTTGATAACACCTTTGAAGACTTGGAAGGGAAG GAAGCAAGAGGCGTATCAGAAATCTGGCCAGCGAAGTTGATTGGTCCCATGGTACCATCTGCTTACTTGGATGAAAGAATCAAGGGTGACAGAGGCTATGGCTCAAGTTTATGGAAGCCACTTAGCGAAGAGTGCATGGAATGGCTTGAAACAAAGCCGTTTCAGTCTGTGGTCTATGCTTCTTTTGGAAGCATGGTTTCATTAACAGAAGAACAAATGGAAGAGATTGCATGGGGCTTAAAGGAAAGCAATTTGCATTTCCTGTGGGTGGTCAGAGAGTCAGAACAGAAAAAACTGCCCAAATGGTTGGTAGACTCAACTAAAGAAAAGGGCATGGTCGTGACATGGTGTAACCAACTAGAAATGCTGGCACATCCAGCCGTAGGCTGCTTTGTGACGCACTGTGGGTGGAACTCAACGCTGGAAGGGCTGAGCCTTGGAGTGCCAATGATTGGTGTGCCCAAATGGACTGATCAACTGACCGATGCAAAGTTTGTTGAGGAGATTTGGGAGATAGGAGTGAGAGCCAAAGAGGATGAGGAGGGAGTTGTGAGAAGAGAAGAACTAATGAAGTGCTTGAAGGAAGTAATGGAAGGGAAGAAAGGCAAAAAGATGAGGAAAAACGCTAAGAAATGGAGGGAATCGGCTAAGAAAGCAATCAGTGAAGGAGGGAGCTCAGATGATTGTATTAATGAGTTTGTGGAACATTTGATGGCTTCTTATAAAAGCTTGAACGGACATTATTAA